The Pseudomonas solani genome segment ACGATGCGGAGGACGCCCTCAGCGAGCTGCGCCTCCGCCTGTTCACCCTGCTGCTGCGCGAACCCGGGCGGCTGGAGGCTGTGGATAACGTGCCGGCCTGGTTGCGTCGGGTGGCCAGCAACCACTGCATCGACCGGCTGCGCAGCACACCCTCGACCTGCAACCTCGACTGGCTCGACCAGCAGTTGCACGACAACGCCGCCTGGCAGCCGCAGCAGCTCGGCCCCGAGCGCCAGGCCTGCCTGCAGGAGGCGGTGGAGGTGCTGGACAAGGCGCTGCACCGGCTGCCGCCCAAGCTCGGCCAAGCCCTGGAGCAGCACTGCATCTGCGGTGTGGAGTACGT includes the following:
- a CDS encoding RNA polymerase sigma factor, whose protein sequence is MASNLDASLEQGTQRRLLWKFLIDHEPLMRKRCQQLTRNPHDAEDALSELRLRLFTLLLREPGRLEAVDNVPAWLRRVASNHCIDRLRSTPSTCNLDWLDQQLHDNAAWQPQQLGPERQACLQEAVEVLDKALHRLPPKLGQALEQHCICGVEYVDLAGLLHVSEPNLRKRVQLARRQLRDWLGTLCEAGN